The following proteins are co-located in the Bathymodiolus thermophilus thioautotrophic gill symbiont genome:
- a CDS encoding integrin alpha translates to MKDIHENIGKYNSYGYGDRKHSERLFFADSAEVISSNTGTFILGATSPIFSSGEETQVKLGLPSLSIIYTAETADENVIFTLADKYQEKFTMNENGELYYREPQINAGNDEVNSIDTDVEASMREFLAALSVVTTTLEPVLEHQFYWNGKGADDLINARELTIVALSGAITVIGTVKDLSISSILFKQGSTLVHRIDSNLPTVVDNIWTLVNDITWASKLSQVDTIIINLLGKDGFDEVITFSVSSVAPTIDIIAPATLSFSFTDTGSDQTDGITSNAEIIVSGLEVGATWFYCTDGGDSGIAILGEGNSFTLDPDSYAIGDIRVWQKDLAGNASEIYSNAHAIIIITETTTDIPGTTADGGSSTSTASEVSSAHGFTINTGASWDTRYPRDYGQAVSSVGDVNGDGMDDLIVGLASQHYKWGWDTGESYVVFGKVDGKGVNVNNLGSGGFTIIGRAGNSLNGYAASSAGDVNGDGLDDLIIGAPKEWHTWGIQRSGAAYVVFGKTDTSSVLLKDVYNGTGGFVIKGYIYESYAGASVSAAGDINNDGLDDVIVGINNDGLDDVIIGINNDDVGGIITSAEHQKFAIFGKKSTSSVSLSAIANGTADDQGFVINSDNLCPPVTSSADFNGDGFIDSISSEYWGTSLYARFGKFDGTWSTSAEINANNENIGRSIDFQGDKNADKDDTLTGTEKDELFVSGLGDDILTGNGGTDVFNSGMGNDTIIINKDNLSKLSGNIESNNLLSRVNGGNGTDTLALDGKGLTLDLTLLDNSRIKDIEIIDLTGSGNNTLRLNLSDLLSISSETDVLKIFGNAGDVVEAFGFIKSLTGGTAGVCINAGSGTAELWIANGITIVQESTIL, encoded by the coding sequence ATGAAAGACATACATGAAAATATAGGAAAGTACAACAGTTATGGCTATGGAGACCGTAAGCACTCAGAAAGGTTATTTTTTGCCGATAGTGCTGAAGTTATTAGTAGCAACACTGGAACTTTCATACTAGGCGCCACTAGCCCAATATTCAGCAGTGGTGAGGAAACTCAAGTTAAGTTAGGTTTACCTTCTTTATCCATAATCTACACAGCAGAAACAGCTGATGAAAATGTAATTTTTACTTTGGCAGATAAATACCAAGAAAAATTCACTATGAATGAAAACGGTGAGCTATATTACAGGGAGCCACAAATCAATGCAGGAAACGATGAAGTTAACAGTATTGATACCGATGTAGAGGCTAGTATGAGGGAATTCTTGGCTGCATTATCTGTGGTTACTACTACTCTAGAACCTGTATTAGAGCATCAATTTTATTGGAATGGTAAGGGTGCTGATGACCTTATTAATGCCCGTGAGTTAACCATAGTGGCACTGAGTGGTGCTATCACAGTTATAGGAACAGTGAAGGATTTAAGTATCTCCAGTATTTTGTTTAAACAAGGCAGTACTCTTGTGCATAGGATTGATTCTAACCTTCCAACTGTTGTCGATAATATTTGGACTTTAGTCAATGACATTACCTGGGCTTCAAAACTTTCTCAAGTTGATACGATTATTATTAACCTTTTAGGCAAGGATGGTTTTGATGAAGTTATCACATTCTCGGTTTCATCAGTAGCGCCTACAATTGATATAATTGCACCAGCCACATTATCATTTAGTTTTACGGACACCGGATCTGATCAAACAGATGGAATTACTAGCAACGCTGAAATTATTGTTAGTGGACTAGAAGTAGGTGCAACTTGGTTTTATTGCACTGATGGTGGCGACAGTGGCATAGCCATTCTTGGTGAAGGAAATAGCTTTACCTTAGATCCTGATAGTTATGCTATCGGAGACATTCGTGTTTGGCAAAAAGATTTAGCTGGTAATGCGTCAGAAATCTATAGCAATGCACACGCCATTATTATTATCACAGAAACAACCACCGATATTCCAGGAACTACAGCTGATGGGGGGAGTAGTACTTCAACAGCGTCAGAAGTATCTAGTGCACATGGCTTCACTATTAATACAGGTGCAAGTTGGGATACACGCTATCCGAGGGATTATGGTCAGGCAGTATCCTCAGTAGGTGATGTAAATGGGGATGGTATGGATGACTTGATTGTTGGGTTGGCCTCTCAACATTATAAGTGGGGATGGGATACAGGTGAATCTTATGTAGTTTTTGGCAAAGTTGACGGTAAAGGGGTCAATGTTAATAACTTGGGTTCAGGAGGTTTTACTATTATAGGTAGAGCAGGAAACAGCCTAAATGGTTATGCAGCATCATCAGCAGGAGATGTAAATGGAGATGGGCTAGATGACTTGATTATAGGTGCACCTAAAGAATGGCATACTTGGGGAATACAAAGATCAGGTGCAGCCTATGTTGTGTTCGGTAAAACTGATACCTCTAGTGTATTACTCAAAGATGTTTACAATGGAACTGGTGGTTTTGTGATTAAGGGATATATATATGAATCTTATGCTGGTGCATCGGTGTCAGCAGCAGGTGATATAAACAATGATGGTCTAGATGATGTAATTGTCGGTATCAACAATGACGGTCTAGATGATGTAATTATCGGTATCAACAATGATGATGTAGGCGGTATAATTACTAGTGCCGAGCACCAGAAATTTGCAATCTTTGGGAAAAAGAGCACATCTAGTGTATCGCTATCTGCTATAGCAAATGGAACCGCCGATGATCAAGGATTCGTCATCAACAGCGATAACCTTTGCCCTCCAGTGACTTCATCAGCAGATTTCAACGGTGATGGCTTCATTGATTCTATTTCATCTGAATATTGGGGCACATCTCTTTATGCAAGATTCGGCAAATTTGATGGAACTTGGTCAACTTCAGCAGAAATTAACGCTAATAACGAAAATATCGGGCGTTCTATTGATTTTCAAGGTGATAAAAATGCAGATAAGGATGACACATTAACTGGCACTGAAAAGGATGAGTTGTTTGTTTCTGGTCTAGGTGATGATATTCTAACTGGTAACGGTGGGACAGATGTATTCAACTCAGGCATGGGCAATGATACTATCATCATCAATAAAGATAATCTTTCAAAACTTTCTGGGAATATAGAAAGTAATAATCTATTATCTCGTGTTAATGGAGGGAATGGCACTGATACACTGGCATTAGATGGCAAGGGCTTAACCTTAGACCTCACACTGCTGGATAATAGCAGGATTAAGGATATTGAAATTATTGATTTAACTGGTTCAGGCAACAACACTTTGAGGCTTAATCTTAGTGATCTATTAAGTATTTCTAGTGAAACTGATGTGCTTAAAATTTTTGGAAATGCAGGTGATGTAGTTGAAGCATTTGGCTTCATAAAGTCTCTAACTGGAGGCACTGCGGGTGTCTGTATAAATGCTGGTTCGGGCACCGCTGAACTTTGGATAGCCAATGGCATAACAATAGTGCAAGAGTCAACGATTTTATAG
- a CDS encoding M15 family metallopeptidase, whose translation MKKNYKVGDKGQEVVKIEEWLMLWQLNENFTSDIIKITPDKEFDQTTEKILKQVQLFVNLPATGVVDHTTWKALVSPMTRAFDIRSFTNKTLRQKMKYFATKHLQYRASELMTDNIGPWVRSYMNDHDGAWAYWCQGFVCTILDQTFSTIGEYFNEYYADTWTVEVMREQAAAKKLLVSHQQLKDKIYLPQEGDMVLYISTKDGKAHHTEIIYQILDAKNGDMLTVGGNTNFSGSTDGVGTFLIDRNFLDAKVEVIKLIDIEVISQHKKFPNNARKLLRSYSNVIADFSDNHILFKSGKRLLFNDNKTKTADQLLSNPDIKDQFYYPYQKGKISTLVKPRFDPGRIANQDFFKTIYGNTQAEVEKNLVDIVWAPKSDGRKIKVTKINGVASKIKAIGEELDKHPELKPFIRNIGGSYKWRKVKGTNRLSRHSFGIAIDLNVAKSNYWEWDCKCTDEQKILAPHTSKIPQIIIDTFEKYGFIWGGKWYHYDTMHFEYRPELL comes from the coding sequence TTGAAAAAAAACTACAAGGTAGGCGACAAGGGGCAGGAGGTTGTTAAAATAGAAGAGTGGCTGATGTTATGGCAACTGAATGAAAACTTTACTAGTGATATTATCAAAATTACACCCGATAAAGAATTTGATCAAACAACCGAAAAAATCCTCAAGCAAGTGCAATTATTTGTTAATCTGCCAGCAACAGGTGTAGTAGATCACACCACTTGGAAGGCATTAGTTTCACCGATGACCAGAGCGTTTGACATTCGATCTTTCACAAACAAAACATTGCGCCAAAAAATGAAATATTTTGCCACCAAGCACTTGCAATATAGAGCCTCTGAGCTGATGACAGATAATATTGGTCCGTGGGTTAGGTCTTATATGAACGACCATGATGGGGCTTGGGCGTATTGGTGTCAAGGGTTTGTTTGCACTATTTTAGATCAAACTTTTAGCACCATTGGAGAGTATTTTAACGAATATTATGCGGACACTTGGACAGTTGAAGTTATGCGTGAGCAGGCGGCAGCTAAAAAATTATTAGTTAGTCATCAGCAATTGAAAGACAAGATATATCTACCGCAAGAAGGAGATATGGTGCTGTATATATCAACCAAAGATGGTAAAGCGCACCACACAGAAATTATTTATCAAATTTTAGATGCAAAAAATGGTGATATGCTCACTGTTGGTGGTAACACCAATTTTTCGGGTAGCACAGATGGGGTTGGCACATTTCTAATAGACAGAAATTTCTTAGATGCAAAGGTAGAAGTAATTAAATTAATTGACATTGAAGTCATCAGCCAACACAAGAAATTTCCAAACAATGCACGGAAATTATTAAGAAGTTACTCAAATGTAATAGCGGATTTTTCTGACAATCACATCCTTTTTAAAAGCGGAAAACGCCTATTATTTAACGACAACAAAACTAAAACGGCTGACCAATTACTCAGCAACCCAGACATCAAAGACCAATTTTACTACCCTTACCAAAAAGGCAAGATCTCAACACTAGTAAAACCTCGTTTTGATCCAGGTAGAATTGCCAATCAAGATTTTTTCAAAACTATATATGGCAACACCCAAGCCGAAGTTGAAAAAAACCTTGTTGACATTGTTTGGGCACCAAAATCAGATGGACGCAAAATCAAAGTGACTAAAATTAACGGCGTAGCAAGCAAAATAAAGGCCATTGGCGAAGAATTAGACAAACACCCAGAGCTTAAACCCTTTATTCGCAATATTGGAGGCAGCTATAAATGGCGTAAAGTAAAAGGCACTAATCGATTAAGCCGACACAGTTTTGGCATTGCAATTGATCTTAATGTTGCCAAATCTAACTATTGGGAATGGGATTGCAAATGCACAGATGAGCAAAAAATCCTTGCACCACATACCAGTAAAATTCCACAAATCATTATCGATACTTTTGAAAAGTATGGCTTTATTTGGGGTGGAAAGTGGTATCACTACGACACCATGCACTTTGAATATAGACCTGAATTGCTATAG
- a CDS encoding thioredoxin family protein, whose product MINIHNQTQLDTLKQEKEAILILFGGTNCGVCQTIKPQIETSFSDKFPTLTMAYINCEHTQEICAQHGVFSLPVVQVFFMGQKFIEEIRGFSLLALEQKIEQVFTKMNH is encoded by the coding sequence ATGATCAACATCCACAATCAAACGCAATTAGACACCTTAAAGCAAGAAAAAGAAGCAATATTAATATTATTCGGCGGCACAAACTGCGGCGTATGCCAAACCATCAAACCACAAATTGAAACTAGTTTTTCTGATAAATTTCCAACCCTAACCATGGCTTATATTAATTGTGAACACACACAAGAAATTTGCGCTCAACACGGCGTATTTTCCTTGCCCGTGGTGCAAGTATTTTTTATGGGACAAAAGTTTATCGAAGAAATTCGAGGCTTTAGTTTGCTGGCTTTAGAGCAAAAAATTGAGCAAGTTTTTACCAAGATGAATCACTAA
- a CDS encoding IS5 family transposase, whose product MRVKTTQEQTFADSFINIPNSQLDIINKVIDWEVIAKDLSHIKIDYSAVSLFKALLIGTWHNLSDEKLADSLSRDLVFINFCNFSLSGNKPDATTIGRFRTKLIKQNLFDRLLSSINLMLENNQLKLSNGKHVAMDATLIQSARRTKKIITTHKTGEVYEIDSNPIQYSDDKDARWTFKAGKYTYGYSSVVTTDANGLINKATTHPANDSEMTHFEENVKQAGNQKGVRVLYDKGAASQANSEALKAQKLRDGIMRKKPKGKQMSHWNKLRNKAISKRRFVVERTFGTLKRTYGLARSRYIGLEKVASEVNLKAIAYNLVRAANVYINKGLNTT is encoded by the coding sequence ATGCGAGTTAAAACCACTCAAGAACAAACCTTTGCTGATAGTTTTATCAACATACCAAACTCCCAACTAGACATCATTAACAAAGTTATCGATTGGGAAGTTATAGCCAAAGATCTGTCTCATATTAAAATTGACTATTCTGCTGTTAGTCTGTTTAAAGCGCTATTAATAGGCACATGGCACAATCTCTCTGATGAGAAGTTGGCTGATAGTCTTAGTAGAGATTTAGTCTTTATTAACTTTTGCAACTTTAGCCTAAGTGGCAACAAACCTGATGCTACAACCATTGGCAGATTTAGAACCAAACTAATCAAACAAAATCTATTTGATAGACTTTTGAGTAGCATCAATCTTATGCTTGAGAATAATCAACTCAAACTCTCTAATGGCAAACATGTTGCCATGGATGCAACCTTAATTCAAAGTGCTAGACGCACTAAGAAGATTATTACAACACACAAAACTGGTGAGGTTTATGAGATTGATAGTAACCCAATTCAATATTCAGATGATAAAGATGCAAGATGGACATTTAAGGCGGGAAAATACACTTATGGATATTCATCAGTAGTAACAACTGATGCCAATGGATTAATTAACAAAGCCACTACGCACCCTGCTAATGATAGTGAAATGACTCATTTTGAAGAAAATGTTAAACAGGCAGGCAATCAAAAAGGCGTAAGAGTTTTATACGACAAAGGAGCAGCCTCTCAAGCTAATAGTGAAGCACTTAAAGCACAAAAGTTAAGAGATGGTATTATGCGCAAAAAACCCAAAGGCAAGCAAATGAGTCATTGGAATAAATTACGCAATAAAGCAATCAGCAAAAGAAGGTTTGTGGTTGAACGCACCTTTGGTACGCTCAAACGCACTTATGGTTTGGCAAGAAGTCGTTATATTGGTTTAGAGAAAGTTGCCAGCGAAGTTAATCTTAAAGCTATTGCTTATAATCTAGTTAGAGCGGCGAATGTTTATATTAACAAGGGATTAAATACAACCTAG
- a CDS encoding toll/interleukin-1 receptor domain-containing protein translates to MSPVPKCFMSYSHDNEEHEEWVLSLATRLRENGVDVILDQWDLRLGGDIPAFMDRLTESDRVICVCSEAYASKANEGKNGVGYEKMILTSELIKNINSEKIIPIVRCNKLKAIPTFLITKRYVDFCADFESAYLELISGIHDETTKARPTVGKNPFEASKSPIAICNAISSSQYSNPNSTGTVEFDYENNNGCFVVGSGSMQFDLQFSSASDASIHMYNDPENIEGIALADGVRSFSDITNASNAFDYTSRARTPNSDEFVIVVNKNGFF, encoded by the coding sequence ATGAGTCCAGTACCCAAATGTTTTATGTCATATTCGCACGATAATGAAGAGCATGAAGAATGGGTGCTCAGCCTCGCCACTAGATTAAGAGAGAATGGTGTTGATGTAATTCTAGATCAATGGGACTTGAGACTTGGAGGAGATATCCCAGCCTTTATGGATAGGCTAACGGAATCCGATCGAGTTATTTGTGTTTGTTCTGAAGCATATGCATCTAAAGCCAATGAAGGCAAGAACGGAGTTGGATACGAAAAAATGATCCTAACTTCAGAATTAATAAAAAATATAAATTCTGAAAAAATCATACCCATCGTCAGATGCAATAAGTTGAAAGCTATTCCTACATTTCTAATAACTAAGCGTTATGTGGATTTTTGCGCTGATTTTGAAAGCGCATATTTAGAACTAATAAGCGGAATTCACGACGAAACTACTAAAGCTCGTCCAACCGTGGGAAAAAATCCTTTTGAAGCTTCTAAAAGTCCGATAGCTATTTGTAATGCAATCAGTTCTAGCCAATATTCTAATCCAAATTCTACTGGAACAGTTGAATTTGACTATGAAAACAACAATGGATGTTTTGTTGTTGGGTCGGGTAGTATGCAATTTGACCTACAATTTTCTAGTGCAAGTGATGCCTCAATTCATATGTATAACGATCCTGAAAACATTGAAGGGATCGCGCTAGCTGATGGAGTAAGGTCTTTTTCAGATATAACAAATGCCTCCAATGCATTTGATTATACATCGAGAGCCAGAACCCCTAACTCTGATGAATTTGTTATTGTAGTTAATAAGAATGGATTTTTTTAG
- a CDS encoding HIT family protein: MIIYQNDLVIVAIEPSEIPWIKVFTKRKIKEFSECTADEKREIFRIIDITEKLMLSYFNADKINIASFGNLLPQVHWHIMARFETDSHFPEPMWGKKQRSSQLNLPSFEVFFTQLKNQL, from the coding sequence ATGATAATATATCAAAATGACCTAGTAATCGTAGCAATAGAACCTAGCGAAATCCCTTGGATTAAAGTTTTCACCAAACGAAAAATCAAAGAATTTAGCGAATGCACAGCAGATGAAAAGCGTGAGATTTTTAGAATCATTGACATTACTGAAAAGTTAATGTTAAGTTATTTCAATGCAGATAAGATTAATATCGCCTCTTTTGGAAACTTATTACCACAAGTCCACTGGCACATTATGGCACGCTTTGAAACCGACAGCCATTTTCCCGAACCCATGTGGGGCAAAAAACAAAGGTCGTCTCAATTAAACCTACCCAGTTTTGAAGTATTCTTTACCCAGCTAAAAAATCAACTATGA
- a CDS encoding RHS repeat domain-containing protein, with the protein MPRQTRSIFANIPTQRGNRNCDVFFKKNGSAPFFSYYYLKYKLGLSGKFNKQQLVESYHYNTFGKLTIKNQNIPPQSNYNNPYTYTSRRFDNESGLSSNDPKGFVDGYNIYAYVENNPLKYTDPFGLRGEE; encoded by the coding sequence ATGCCAAGACAAACCAGAAGCATATTTGCCAACATTCCAACCCAAAGAGGTAATCGCAATTGTGATGTATTTTTCAAAAAAAATGGTAGCGCTCCTTTCTTTTCATACTACTACCTAAAATATAAACTAGGGCTCAGTGGTAAGTTTAACAAACAACAACTGGTAGAAAGTTACCACTACAACACCTTTGGCAAACTCACCATCAAAAACCAAAATATCCCCCCCCAATCCAACTACAACAACCCCTACACCTACACCAGCAGAAGATTTGATAATGAGAGTGGACTTTCCTCCAACGACCCTAAGGGCTTTGTAGATGGCTATAACATATATGCGTATGTGGAGAACAATCCTCTTAAATATACGGATCCATTTGGGTTGAGGGGTGAGGAGTAG
- a CDS encoding IS5 family transposase: MRVKTTQEQTFADSFINIPNSQLDIINKVIDWEVIAKDLSHIKVDYSAVSLFKALLIGTWHNLSDEKLADSLSRDLVFINFCNFSLSGNKPDATTIGRFRTKLIKQNLFDRLLSSINLMLENNQLKLSNDKHVAMDATLIQSARRTKKIITTHKTGEVYEIDSNPIQYSDDKDARWTFKAGKYTYGYSSVVTTDANGLINKATTHPANDSEMTHFEENVKQVGNQKGVSVLYDKGAASQANSEALKAQKLRDGIMRKKPKGKQMSHWHKLRNKAISKRRFVVERTFGTLKRTYGLARSRYIGLEKVASEVNLKAIAYNLVRAANVYINKGLNTT; this comes from the coding sequence ATGCGAGTTAAAACCACTCAAGAACAAACCTTTGCTGATAGTTTTATCAACATACCAAACTCCCAACTAGACATCATTAACAAAGTTATCGATTGGGAAGTTATAGCCAAAGATCTGTCTCATATTAAAGTTGACTATTCTGCTGTTAGTCTGTTTAAAGCGCTATTAATAGGCACATGGCACAATCTCTCTGATGAGAAGTTGGCTGATAGTCTTAGTAGAGATTTAGTCTTTATTAACTTTTGCAACTTTAGCCTAAGTGGCAACAAACCTGATGCTACAACCATTGGCAGATTTAGAACCAAACTAATCAAACAAAATCTATTTGATAGACTTTTGAGTAGCATCAATCTTATGCTTGAGAATAATCAACTCAAACTCTCTAATGACAAACATGTTGCCATGGATGCAACCTTAATTCAAAGTGCTAGACGCACTAAGAAGATTATTACAACACACAAAACTGGTGAGGTTTATGAGATTGATAGTAACCCAATTCAATATTCAGATGATAAAGATGCAAGATGGACATTTAAGGCGGGAAAATACACTTATGGATATTCATCAGTAGTAACAACTGATGCCAATGGATTAATTAACAAAGCCACTACGCACCCTGCTAATGATAGTGAAATGACTCATTTTGAAGAAAATGTTAAACAGGTAGGCAATCAAAAAGGCGTAAGCGTTTTATACGACAAAGGAGCAGCCTCTCAAGCTAATAGTGAAGCACTTAAAGCACAAAAGTTAAGAGATGGTATTATGCGCAAAAAACCCAAAGGCAAGCAAATGAGTCATTGGCATAAATTACGCAATAAAGCAATCAGCAAAAGAAGGTTTGTGGTTGAACGCACCTTTGGTACGCTCAAACGCACTTATGGTTTGGCAAGAAGTCGTTATATTGGTTTAGAGAAAGTTGCCAGCGAAGTTAATCTTAAAGCTATTGCTTATAATCTAGTTAGAGCGGCGAATGTTTATATTAACAAGGGATTAAATACAACCTAG
- a CDS encoding IS5 family transposase, which translates to MLTESLPISTQNNLFHSELFNQLDIKDPLIALSHAIDWQVFNDAFTKHYCLNNGRPSKPIRLMVGLLILKQLENLSDEAVVMQFKRNPYYQYFCGHSAYIANVPCNATELVHFRKRIGVKGFNLIFKMSVELHGKKAQESTVLIDTTVQEKNITYPTDAKLAIKIINRLNKLAKQHGIKQRRTYVKEVKNCRLSIRHFRHVKKRAKAKKALKRLRTIANKLIRELQRKLSVYSLFEIYQKDFLFYQKVLAQQPGDKNKIYALHEPDVYVIAKGKDHKKYEYGNKVSIVSTKDSNIIVGVASHKTNIHDSKTLDTAIAHANANRIKPIQKAVCDRGYVGAKEVLGAEIILPKKPLKRDSRYQRDKKRKLCKRRAAIEPIIGHLKADFRLSRNLLKGQVGDEINVLMAAVAWNLKKWLIATVIFLSLQKIGLFFVKRARILCVIV; encoded by the coding sequence ATGCTAACCGAATCTTTACCAATATCCACCCAAAACAATTTATTCCATTCAGAGCTTTTTAATCAATTAGACATCAAAGACCCACTCATTGCACTATCTCACGCCATAGACTGGCAAGTTTTCAATGATGCCTTCACCAAGCACTATTGCCTTAACAATGGCAGACCCTCAAAACCCATTCGCCTAATGGTAGGCTTGCTTATCCTCAAACAGTTGGAGAATCTATCAGATGAAGCCGTTGTTATGCAGTTTAAAAGAAATCCGTATTACCAATACTTTTGTGGTCACAGTGCTTATATTGCTAATGTACCTTGTAACGCCACTGAGTTAGTGCATTTCAGAAAACGCATTGGCGTTAAAGGTTTTAATCTTATCTTTAAAATGAGCGTTGAGTTACACGGTAAAAAAGCACAAGAGTCAACTGTGTTAATTGACACCACCGTTCAAGAGAAAAACATCACTTATCCTACTGACGCCAAACTGGCAATTAAGATAATTAATCGCTTAAACAAACTGGCAAAACAACACGGCATCAAACAGCGAAGAACTTATGTCAAAGAAGTTAAAAACTGTCGTCTTAGCATTCGCCACTTTCGCCATGTCAAAAAGCGTGCCAAAGCCAAAAAAGCCCTTAAAAGACTCAGAACCATTGCCAACAAGCTTATCCGTGAACTGCAACGCAAACTTTCAGTCTATTCTTTGTTTGAAATCTATCAAAAAGACTTCTTGTTCTACCAAAAAGTGCTCGCTCAACAACCTGGAGACAAAAACAAAATTTACGCCCTACATGAGCCCGATGTTTATGTTATTGCCAAAGGCAAAGACCATAAGAAATATGAATATGGCAACAAAGTTTCAATCGTCTCTACCAAAGACAGTAACATTATCGTTGGCGTGGCAAGCCATAAAACAAACATTCATGATTCAAAAACACTAGATACAGCCATTGCTCATGCTAACGCTAATCGTATCAAGCCCATTCAGAAGGCAGTATGTGATAGAGGGTATGTGGGTGCAAAAGAAGTACTAGGGGCTGAAATCATCTTACCTAAAAAGCCCCTGAAACGAGACAGCCGTTACCAACGAGATAAAAAGCGTAAGTTGTGTAAAAGACGAGCAGCAATAGAACCTATCATTGGACATCTTAAAGCAGATTTTAGATTGTCTAGGAATTTACTCAAAGGGCAAGTTGGTGATGAAATTAATGTTTTAATGGCTGCTGTGGCGTGGAATTTGAAAAAGTGGCTGATTGCCACTGTTATTTTTTTGTCTTTGCAAAAAATTGGTTTGTTTTTTGTGAAAAGGGCGAGGATTTTGTGTGTTATTGTTTGA